One Cuculus canorus isolate bCucCan1 chromosome 2, bCucCan1.pri, whole genome shotgun sequence genomic region harbors:
- the SCX gene encoding basic helix-loop-helix transcription factor scleraxis, with protein MSFAMLRSAPSRYLYPEISMLSEDEENGSESSGSDEKPYHLDADGFGIKTSKRRSSKKPNRITREPRQRHTANARERDRTNSVNTAFTALRTLIPTEPADRKLSKIETLRLASSYISHLGNVLLVGEACGDGQPCHTTPAFYHHGGGSPPARDTENSQPKQICTFCLSNQRKLSKDRDRKTAIRS; from the exons ATGTCCTTTGCTATGTTGCGCTCGGCGCCCAGCCGGTACCTGTATCCCGAGATCAGCATGCTCTCCGAGGATGAAGAAAACGGCTCCGAAAGCTCCGGTTCCGATGAGAAGCCCTATCATTTGGACGCCGACGGTTTCGGCATCAAAACCAGCAAACGCAGGAGCAGCAAAAAACCCAACCGGATCACCAGGGAACCCCGGCAGCGTCACACGGCCAACGCGCGGGAGCGTGACCGCACCAACAGTGTCAACACTGCCTTCACCGCCCTCCGCACGCTCATCCCCACCGAGCCGGCCGATAGGAAGCTTTCCAAGATCGAGACCTTGAGACTGGCTTCCAGCTACATCTCCCACCTTGGGAATGTGCTCCTGGTAGGAGAAGCATGTGGAGATGGGCAACCGTGCCATACCACCCCGGCTTTCTACCACCACGGCGGCGGCAGCCCCCCGGCACGCGACACCGAGAATTCCCAGCCCAAACAGATCTGCACTTTCTGCCTCAGCAACCAGAGGAAGCTG AGTAAAGACCGAGACAGGAAGACAGCGATCCGGAGCTAG